A part of Candidatus Rokuibacteriota bacterium genomic DNA contains:
- a CDS encoding TIGR03617 family F420-dependent LLM class oxidoreductase, translating into MKVETQLPLGKLDPGLRGAPKLDLASVRDGAREIEALGFDGFVTGEIKTDPFIPLALAATTTERIDLTTAVAIAFPRSPTITAMMAWDLQTLCRGRFILGLGTQVKGHIERRYGIGWAPPVPRLREYIRALRAIWDCWQRGTPLDVRGTYYNLSVMVPLFNPGPIEHPHVPIHAAAINKHICRLAGETCEGIRPHPITTRKFITEVMLPHVEAGARSAGRTLEGFEVAISPLVAVGDDERERADRLRDVRARIAFYASTRTYRAVFETHGWEGLVEELHGLSVQQRWEEMPGHVSDEMIEEIAIVGSWDDVAQKILRRYGDFATRIEFSLPVRKPGDAERLRRVIGELQAPTRR; encoded by the coding sequence ATGAAGGTCGAGACGCAGCTACCGCTCGGCAAGCTGGATCCGGGGCTGCGCGGCGCGCCCAAGCTGGATCTGGCGTCGGTGCGCGACGGCGCCCGCGAGATCGAGGCGCTCGGGTTTGACGGGTTCGTGACGGGCGAGATCAAGACAGATCCGTTCATCCCGCTCGCGCTGGCGGCGACCACGACGGAGCGGATCGACCTGACCACGGCGGTGGCGATCGCGTTTCCGCGAAGCCCGACGATCACCGCGATGATGGCCTGGGACCTCCAGACGCTGTGCCGCGGGCGGTTCATCCTGGGTCTCGGCACCCAGGTCAAGGGGCACATCGAGCGGCGCTACGGCATCGGGTGGGCGCCGCCGGTCCCGCGCCTGCGCGAGTACATCCGCGCGCTCCGGGCGATTTGGGACTGCTGGCAGCGCGGGACCCCGCTCGACGTGCGCGGCACGTACTACAACCTCTCCGTCATGGTCCCGCTCTTCAACCCGGGACCGATCGAGCATCCGCACGTCCCGATCCACGCGGCCGCGATCAACAAGCACATCTGCCGGCTCGCAGGGGAAACCTGCGAAGGGATCCGGCCGCACCCGATCACGACGCGGAAGTTCATAACGGAGGTCATGCTGCCGCACGTCGAGGCGGGCGCCCGGAGCGCCGGGCGGACGCTCGAGGGCTTCGAGGTGGCGATCAGCCCGCTCGTCGCCGTCGGGGACGACGAGCGCGAGCGCGCGGACCGGTTGAGAGACGTCCGCGCCCGCATCGCCTTCTACGCTTCGACCCGCACGTACCGCGCGGTGTTCGAGACCCACGGGTGGGAAGGACTGGTCGAGGAGCTCCACGGGCTCTCGGTCCAGCAGCGGTGGGAGGAGATGCCCGGCCACGTCTCCGACGAGATGATCGAGGAGATCGCCATCGTCGGCAGCTGGGACGACGTCGCGCAGAAGATCCTCCGGCGCTACGGCGACTTCGCGACGCGGATCGAGTTCAGCCTCCCGGTCCGGAAGCCCGGCGACGCCGAGCGGCTTCGCCGCGTCATCGGAGAGCTGCAGGCGCCC